AAAATACAAATCAATGTTATCAGCTCAGAGGCTGCAACTGGCTCTTTTAAAAGAGCCACTAATACCAACCAGATGATGTCATTTTGAGGccaaaaaacattaaaaaaaagcactaaTATTCTGCCTCCCTCCATCACTGGCTGGAAGAGAAGCTGTTTCCTAATTACCTGCTGGGGCAGGGTAGGaccctgctcttccctgcaAGCAGAAGGGACGTGATCTCTTGCCCCTGCTGCCCTGTTGTGCTGTTTGTGTATGAGAGGGAGGGCTTGACCTGCCCGGGCTATTTCATGGGATTTGTTTGGGCctgctatttttaaagcaagctattttctttcctttcttctcatcTGCCACCTTTCAGGCACCTAATCAATGCTTGGATTTTTCTTACCCTTGCTCTCAGCTTCTCTTCTGCTTGCTGCTGTCTCCATCTCCCTCCCTGAAATCACCCTGTCTCCAGAGGTCTCCTTTCTGCTGGGGCTTCCTAGGAGTCCCCACACCTGCTCTTTATTCCTTCATCCTcatataatttgaaaaatttccTTAATTTGCAGCTGCTCATGGGAGGTTTAAGGCATCTCCCTGCACATTTGCCCTGAGATTTCTCTGCTTCCATCACTTGGCGcttgctgcttccctgggggaagtgggggctGCCTGGGTGGGCACAAGGTCTGGCTTTTGTGGAGGCCACAGATTGTTtgatccccttccctgctgttttTGGGGGTAGTAAGTGCACAGGACCTCTGCAAAAACTGAACAGTCCAGGGAGGTCTTTTCACCCCTGAAAAGCTcaccttcttcctttctccactctccagctgctcctttAGGTCCTCTCTGTGCCGTAGGTGTGATCGTCTTGTGCCCCAGAGCTCTTTGGCTTCGGTGAAATGTCAACAATCCTGAAATGTGAGTGTTTGGCGCAGACTCAGGGGGACCTGCTGGGTTTGTGTGTGCTGGATGCTGGCAGTGAACCTTCCTCTGTGCCCTCTTGTAGGGTTCGGACGGGAAGataaggagagagaggagaaggaaaaggacaagaaagaggagaaggaagaaaaggagaaggaaaagactgagggagaaaaagagaaagacaagcagaagagaaaggagaaggaagaagaggaaaaggtaGGGGAATGATGGAGTTTTCTGCAGAACCATTTTCATCCTGGCTGTGAAGGGAAGCCATGTCTGACCCATGCCAACCCCACACCTGTGGTGGATGGAGCTATGCCATCCACAGCCTAGAAATCACACTGCATGTGTGGCTTTTCCACCGAGGGACAGCTGCCTCTTTTCTCCCAATATTCCCAGCTagttctccctccttttcctttccaaattaaATACTGCCATGGACAGTGATGCTGCCTGCATTGCACACACCACCCAatccctgctcctggctccGGAgttccctgcagggccgtgggcACACGTGGTtccacagcagcaccagtggTGCAAAGCCTGGCTCTAGATACCCACAGGGCCAGGAGTCTCTCCGACTCAAGGCTCTTGCTCAAACAGCAAATGGGGTGCCAAGGtccctctctcttctccctggcagggagatggggaagagaacaggagcagcagcagctccggCAGTGACCTGGAGGAGGTAACCCCACCCCAGCTCcgtgctggggcctggctgcCCCCCTGCACACCGGCCCTGTGGGGTTTGCACCTGGGGGGATGCAAACCTGTGGGGATGCTGCCAAATACCTAGAGGTACCAGGGGCCGGGACAGCCAGCGCTCCCCTCACATGCTGTCCCTTTTCTTTGTGTCCCTGCCCCAGGACCGCGGCAGTGACAGGGATGATGAGCAGGAAGACAAGGATTAGCCTTTCCGTGCCGGAGTGGCAGCGCACGCCCTGGGCTCACCGAGGAGGTGGAGAGGCAAATGACAGCACGTGCTGGAGGGCTCCTGGGCCACTCTTAGCCAAATAAAGATTTTGTGGGCTCCAAAGAGAAATGCTGTTTATTCATCCAGTCACACTGCCTCCCCTCTGGAGAAGGAAACAGCCAAGGAAAAGCAATAGGTGGGAAACTGGGATCTGGGTGAGTGGATGTCGTTCAAGACCATGTTGAGAAAAATCCAGGCACTCTGGCTGCCTGGCTCTGCATAGTCGCCCCAGATTAAGAAAACCCAATAACCTCCCTGTGCCCTCCACGCTGCTTGCTGCGGGATGGAGAAGCCTGAGCAGGGACAGACGGGCTGCATAAAAGCAGCTCCAGACGCctgaggctgtgctggagctgttATAACTGATTTCAAATTTATCAAAGACAGACGAAGAGCAGttataggggggaaaaaaaccgaCAAACCCCtctctttctgcagtgctgaccTCAGCGCAGGGGCCGCGCGTAagcgcagccccggccccgcggcagcCGCCGGGGGTTGGTACCGGGCGCGGggccaggggaaaaaaagaaggggaaaaaattag
This DNA window, taken from Pseudopipra pipra isolate bDixPip1 chromosome 15, bDixPip1.hap1, whole genome shotgun sequence, encodes the following:
- the LOC135422634 gene encoding merozoite surface protein 9-like, producing MSTILKWFGREDKEREEKEKDKKEEKEEKEKEKTEGEKEKDKQKRKEKEEEEKGDGEENRSSSSSGSDLEEDRGSDRDDEQEDKD